The nucleotide window TAATCAGTAAGATGGAGCAACCATTCTGCAGCTTATGCATATACTACATTATTAGGACCCTTTTTGTTGCCACAATTGTTCATATAGCAAAGCTACATCCCTTGTAGGTCGTACTAATCAGTAAGATGGAGCAACCATTCTGCAGCTTATGCATATACTACATTATTAGGACCCTTTTTGTTGCCACAATTGTTCATATAGCAAAGCTACATCCCTTGTAGGTCGTACTAATCAGTAAGATGGAGCAACCATTCTGCAGCTTATGCATATACTACATTATTAGGACCCTTTTTGTTGCCACAATTGTTCATATAGCAAAGCTACATCCCTTGTAGGTCGTACTAATCAGTAAGATGGAGCAACTAATGCTGTCGAATTTTGATTAACTCACCGCCAAAGGTGCTGATCGCCGGCGAACCAACCCGCCAGCAGCCTCTTCCGGGGTGGCCAGCCGCAGGGCTCGCGTAAGAACGGCGGGCTCACCTGCGCAGTACCCGGCAACATAGACCTCAAAGGCCGAGGCTGAGGCCGCCGCTGCATCGGCGGGGACGCAGTCGATCGCCCAGACAGGGGAATCGGCCTTGGCGTCAGGGCACCTTCGAAGGGTGCCTCGGAGGAGGGCGACGTCGCGGTGGTCTGCAACCTCGAAGGAGGCGTCGGgcggggggaggcgcgcggccgcGGTAGAGACGTAGGTGGCCTCGCCAGAGACTGGGTCGCAGCGGTCGAGGCGGAGAGGGAGCGAGGAGGGGGAGGCCTCGGTCCCGGCGTGGTGGATGGCCAGCGAGAGCCGTGGCGGGGCGGCAGCTCCGGAGCTGCGGGGCGATAGGCGCACGTAGAAGAGGCGGACCTCGAGGCAGGCGCCGGCGTCCGACGCCGGCTGGTCCATGCGCGCTGGGCGAGGTGGGAGGCGTGGAATTAGCTTAGGGTTCCGCCATTGGGAAGCTTAAAGGTGGGGATGAATACGGTTAATTCATTTTGAGATTATTAAAAGAAAgcaattactgttttttagaacaaATTGATCACTAATGGATGGGCCTAGACTGGGACGGAGACGGACTGGGCTTTACACGGACCGTTCGCCCTAGTCACCAAATACGCAGAAGGCAGAACCCAGTGGACTGTAGTCTGTAGAAGGCGAGGAAGGGAATATTTCCACGCGAAATCCACCACGATGAGCGGCGGCGGCCGGAAGCCGGTGGGCGACGATGCGGAGGTGGAAGCGCTGCTCCGGGCGGCGCAGGACGCCGTGCTCCTAAAGCTCCAGGCCAACTCCCACCTCGTCTCGTCGTCGTTCTCCGCCGCTTCGAACCCTCTTGCACTGGACGAGGGGCCCGGTCCACTGGACGACGACCTCGCCCGCCGCCTCGACGCGCTCAGGTCCCGCCCGCCGGCGCCGAAGCGGCCAGGTGCTGCCCCCGCCCCTACAGCCGGCGGGATGGACGAGATGGAGGCACGGTTCGCGGCGCTGAAAGGCGCGGCGGTTTGCCCTGAGAAGGAGACGAGGGTGCGGCTGGAGGATCTGGGAGGGGAATCGGACGAGGAGGACGAGGTGGAGAAGGTGATGCGGTGGGCGATGGACGCCGCGCGGCTCGACGTCGCCACTGCCGGCAGTGGTGCCAGCAACGCCGAGGAGAAGGAAGAGGGAGACAAGAGCAGCACGAGTAGCGAGGACGAGGAAGAGAGACTGGAACTGgaggagaagaggaaggagaTGATGAGCAAGAAGAACAAGGCTAAGAGCAGGTGGTTCTTCTTTTGATCTTAAATGTACGtttgatctcatatcatcacaagCAATACATGTGTGTTTGATCTCATGATCACAAGCAAAGAATCCAGCAAGTGAATCCAATCAGATTATCTGTAAGGGAGATTATGAGCTTGCATTGCTATCGCTGTGATGAACATAAGAACTTGTGCAATTGCTATTGATATTTCCTGATAGAAAGTCTTTGAAAAGATTTTAAAACCGATTATGTTCTTTCCAATCATATACAGATAAATCTATGTTTATAATGAACTTTGTACCCTAGAATAAGATGTGTACAAATCTATGTTGATAATTAACTTTGCCGAGTCATCTGGTAGCAAATTCAGTTTCAGCTAGCAGTCCTTCAGCACGAGGGAAATCAAGTGTTTCACTCATAAGCAGTGAAAAAAACATAACATACAGTCATAGTAACTAATAAGCTCAACAACAGAAAAAGACAACAAGGTctgttcatgtcaatcttaaACGCAACCGATAAGCTCATCATCTTGATCAAACATCTTGCACGGAGTCGACAGAATGGATTTACTGGGTCTGGGTTCATAGATGGACAACAGACGTTACATATGCTCAGTGACCACAACGACAAGCTACATGCATTTCAGCCTGGGTGGAGTTCAAAGTATCACAGGAATGCTCAACACAGGAACGAGAACGCCAGCCATCCTAGAGAGAGAAGCTTCACTTTCCActgcaaaaaaaaaaaagagattGCAGAATTTAGAGGCCTTGTTGCTTGCGATTACAGGAGCAAAAGACATGGATTCaatggttcatggcactttcacTTACGTGTTCATCATCAGAGTTATGTTGTCACCTTTCAAGAGTATCCTTCCTGCCAATTTCCAAAATAGAAATTAGATACTAGAACTTATGAGATAATGTTTATCCCTAGTTCTGTTAGGAAAA belongs to Triticum urartu cultivar G1812 chromosome 7, Tu2.1, whole genome shotgun sequence and includes:
- the LOC125525409 gene encoding uncharacterized protein LOC125525409, which produces MSGGGRKPVGDDAEVEALLRAAQDAVLLKLQANSHLVSSSFSAASNPLALDEGPGPLDDDLARRLDALRSRPPAPKRPGAAPAPTAGGMDEMEARFAALKGAAVCPEKETRVRLEDLGGESDEEDEVEKVMRWAMDAARLDVATAGSGASNAEEKEEGDKSSTSSEDEEERLELEEKRKEMMSKKNKAKSRWFFF
- the LOC125525408 gene encoding uncharacterized protein At1g01500-like; the protein is MDQPASDAGACLEVRLFYVRLSPRSSGAAAPPRLSLAIHHAGTEASPSSLPLRLDRCDPVSGEATYVSTAAARLPPPDASFEVADHRDVALLRGTLRRCPDAKADSPVWAIDCVPADAAAASASAFEVYVAGYCAGEPAVLTRALRLATPEEAAGGLVRRRSAPLAAMCDEDESDMNMGTRAYPEGWYSDDDDGQLTWFNAGVRVGVGIGLGVCVGVGIGVGLLMSSYQATARNLKRRFF